In Antedon mediterranea chromosome 10, ecAntMedi1.1, whole genome shotgun sequence, one genomic interval encodes:
- the LOC140060334 gene encoding G protein-coupled receptor 137Ba-like, with translation MKTSAMSSSRLEMRSASETEPPAVPITGPAVPPSVELSFTITFIVLYSFLFFFVYVQLFLILYYKHKRKSYQTVFLFLCLIWAALRTTLFSFYIFNCDLANTLNLCAYFLLYCFPVCLQFTTLCLLIVYFGQVVFKAKIRYEPEKYKRKKLLLRTGVAFLVITFFLVNLLAVILSTKFEKDIIVHLRVIISGILFFTGGISLSIVIWKLARMTSANVLLEARGTTVCHATAACIIITFLYLTRTAYNIIAVACNNQENFGYSWPNVSDQADYRNLKGYRFITFCIILFLWEFLPTLIVVMFFRVRRYASRLTAPEVKSVNRTPSKAYFFDNPRRYDSDDDLCRAFNTNTASADLSTDMHSPSTSINGTPQLGYGTIIRSNSYSSGGQYIMPGTTPPLLFSGRISIGGYQQIYD, from the exons ATGAAAACGAGTGCAATGTCAAGTTCGAGGCTGGAAATGCGATCGGCGTCTGAGACTGAGCCACCTGCTGTGCCCATCACAGGACCTGCTGTCCCACCAAGTGTTGAGCTAAGCTTTACCATCACTTTCATCGTTCTCTACAGCTTTCTGTTCTTCTTTGTTTACGTCCAGTTGTTCTTAATTTTATACTACAAACACAAACGGAAAAGCTATCAAACAGTATTTCTTTTTCTCTGTTTAATATGGGCAGCATTGAGGACtacattgttttctttttacattttcaattgtGATTTAGCGAACACATTGAATTTGTGCGCATATTTCTTGTTATATTGCTTTCCGGTGTGCCTCCAGTTTACAACACTTTGTCTTCTTATAGTATACTTTGGACAG GTTGTTTTTAAAGCAAAGATAAGGTATGAACCAGAGAAATACAAGAGGAAAAAACTGCTTCTTCGGACTGGTGTTGCATTTTTAGTTATAACATTCTTTTTAGTCAATCTATTAGCGGTAATACTTTCTACAAAATTTGAGAAGGACATAATTGTACATCTACGAGTGATAATTAGTGGTATATTGTTTTTCACTGGTGGAATTTCATTATCTATCGTAATATGGAAATTAGCAAGAATGACATCAGCAAACGTACTGTTAGAAGCAAGG GGAACAACAGTATGCCATGCAACAGCAGCCTGCATTATCATTACGTTCCTGTACCTTACAAGGACAGCGTACAACATTATTGCTGTGGCCTGCAACAACCAAGAGAATTTTGGGTACAGTTGGCCAAATGTTTCTGACCAA gCTGACTATCGGAATCTAAAAGGATACCGTTTCATAACtttctgtataatattatttctgTGGGAGTTCCTGCCAACACTTATTGTCGTCATGTTTTTCCGTGTCAGAAGATACGCATCAAGATTG actgCACCAGAAGTTAAGAGTGTGAATAGAACACCCTCTAAAGCTTATTTCTTTGACAACCCACGACGATATGATAGTGACGATGATCTTTGCCGAGCGTTTAATACAAACACAGCATCTGCAGA CCTTTCTACTGATATGCATTCACCGTCTACATCGATAAACGGGACCCCGCAGTTGGGCTACGGGACGATTATCCGTAGCAACAGTTACTCGTCAGGGGGGCAGTACATCATGCCTGGGACCACGCCACCATTACTTTTCTCAGGCAGAATTTCAATCGGCGGCTATCAGCAAATCTATGACTGA
- the LOC140060370 gene encoding uncharacterized protein: MDLVNKEDFRLNTADLIQQLSLLLWLNKKEDESSLYKLVTSLRVWYEMYSRVSSEDEIDACRNETVLNIADYIKKHPNASKEQMTAEIAKQVQAFAQKVDAM; this comes from the exons ATGGACCTAGTAAACAAGGAAGACTTTAGGCTAAATACAGCTGATCTTATTCAACAG CTTTCTCTTTTACTATGGCTAAACAAGAAAGAAGATGAAAGCAGTTTATATAAGCTTGTGACTTCATTAAGAGTTTGGTACGAAATGTATTCCAGGGTTTCTTCGGAAGACGAAATCGATGCGTGCCGG AATGAGACGGTCCTAAATATAGCAGACTACATCAAGAAACACCCCAATGCATCCAAAGAACAAATGACTGCGGAAATCGCCAAACAAGTTCAGGCATTTGCACAAAAGGTTGATGCAATGTAG
- the LOC140060164 gene encoding N-acetylgalactosaminyltransferase 7-like, whose translation MARVRLKHRRLCYLLTIVIVVLLFVRNVFFSNDLGAADANKHNRKNSYRYDFNEGGGAPGHDLNTKYSQNGAVFKDTIGNYEPPPQAPREGPGENGVPVKTLHEEKAAVDEKIIEYGFNQYVSDKISLDRNIPDLRNEQCKFWHYPEKLPKTSVIIVFHNEGWSTLLRNVHSIMNRTPPELLHEIILVDDFSTKDHLKQRLDDYARLPKFQNKVKVLRNERREGLIRTRINGAKYASGEVLLWLDAHCEVGLNWLPPLLTPIAKNRTTVVNPIIDVIDNQDYRFHPQGSGEPDRGGFDWSLYWKHFNLPEFEKARRRYSTEPWRSPAMAGGLFAMDKNYFFELGAYDEGLEIWGGENFELSFKIWMCGGSLLWVPCSRVGHIYRILGRVPYSAPNGSMLILGQRNLRRVVDVWFDDYAKYFYRSKPDALMVDTGDLTKQLEFKKTHNCKNFHWFMTEIAPDIPLKFPLPAANIKWGEVQALNTKVCVDSMGRRDGGKIATSGCHGGGGNQLFRVTEDGQFRLHDQCAYAKSGDVRLRKCEIGDKYHWTYVEETHQLKITDQNLCLEYVASKRDVLMKACNADIPVQQWDISSKNMLRH comes from the exons ATGGCTAGAGTTCGTTTGAAACATCGAAGATTATGCTACCTCTTAACTATAGTCATTGTCGTTTTATTATTTGttagaaatgtttttttctcgAATGATTTAGGTGCAGCTGATGCAAACAAACATAACAGGAAG AACTCGTACCGATATGATTTTAATGAAGGTGGCGGTGCTCCTGGTCATGATTTAAATACCAAATACAGTCAAAATGGCGCTGTTTTTAAAGACACTATAGGCAATTACGAGCCACCCCCACAAGCACCGCGAGAAGGGCCGGGTGAGAATGGGGTCCCTGTAAAAACACTGCATGAGGAAAAAGCCGCTGTAGATGAAAAAATTATAGAATATGGTTTTAACCAATATGTCAGTGATAAAATTTCTTTGGATAGAAACATTCCAGATTTAAGAAATGAACA aTGTAAGTTTTGGCACTACCCAGAAAAACTTCCGAAGACCAGCGTGATCATCGTGTTTCACAATGAGGGATGGTCGACACTGCTACGAAATGTCCACAGCATAATGAACCGAACCCCGCCAGAGCTTCTACATGAGATTATACTGGTAGATGACTTTAGTACAAAAG ATCATTTAAAACAGCGCCTAGATGATTACGCCAGACTTCCAAAGTTTCAAAATAAGGTCAAGGTACTTCGCAACGAGAGGCGTGAAGGATTAATACGCACACGTATAAACGGAGCCAAGTACGCGTCTGGTGAAGTGTTGTTATGGCTGGATGCTCATTGCGAAGTTGGCCTTAATTGGCTGCCACCGCTGCTCACACCTATTGCTAAAAATAG AACGACCGTCGTGAACCCGATCATTGATGTCATTGACAACCAAGATTACAGATTCCATCCACAAGGATCTGGAGAACCAGATCGAGGTGGGTTTGATTGGAGTCTTTACTGGAAACATTTTAATCTTCCGGAATTTGAAAAAGCAAGGCGACGGTATTCAACAGAGCCATGGAG atcaCCAGCTATGGCAGGCGGCTTGTTTGCCATGGACAAAAACTACTTCTTTGAACTTGGGGCCTACGATGAAGGCTTGGAGATTTGGGGAGGTGAAAACTTTGaattatcttttaaaatctGGATGTGCGGTGGGTCCCTGCTATGGGTACCCTGTTCAAGAGTGGGTCACATCTACAGGATTCTTGGACGGGTTCCTTACTCTGCTCCTAATGGCAGTATGCTTATACTGGGTCAAAGG aattTAAGACGAGTGGTTGATGTTTGGTTTGACGATTACGCAAAATATTTCTACCGAAGTAAACCAGATGCGTTGATGGTAGATACTGGTGACCTAACGAAGCAGCTTGAGTTTAAAAAGACTCATAATTGCAAGAATTTCCACTGGTTCATGACAGAAATAGCACCAGATATCCCTCTTAAGTTTCCTCTTCCGGCCGCCAACATAAAATGGGGTGAA GTTCAAGCACTCAACACTAAAGTATGTGTTGATTCCATGGGGAGGCGTGATGGTGGTAAAATTGCCACATCCGGTTGCCACGGAGGTGGAGGAAACCAGTTGTTCCGGGTTACTGAAGATGGGCAATTCAGATTGCATGATCAGTGTGCGTATGCAAAATCAGGGGATGTACGATTACGGAAATGTGAAATTGGCGATAAGTACCATTGGACTTACGTAGAG gaaacACATCAACTAAAAATAACCGATCAGAACCTGTGTCTAGAATATGTAGCGTCGAAACGTGATGTACTCATGAAAGCGTGCAATGCAGACATACCTGTACAACAATGGGACATTTCAAGCAAGAATATGCTACGTCACTAA
- the LOC140060631 gene encoding centriolar and ciliogenesis-associated protein HYLS1-like isoform X1, protein MRHIRRSIVKLAQRLKYKNSNEPRSVSVSWFKILLIMMDGLHFTEEDIREQLVALGYQNIPPSRLKEFARDLEKLIEQERSYSNTSSSTAGDTDVHVSSATARQPFKANTSTTHEYQQNPSTNYHSQYGKENEQKPDYQPKGILKKDLARQTRKPPILRKVVRKRDGKAQVFDESTTESEADEMTAINDQLGRLPLNDAESYTETDTDTSSIIHEIFPRRPRSSRDLYSHRPSGDEEGIYKPHLPRSFIRPSSAQCHYRRNNVKTDPVSRHQMYQSEWHSRKVPGEKNRKDLRWNIRERMMYKDDPVLPKNQTRVYVPNSYQVPTEKKRQALRWAVRTDLANRQMPQPASAAFQL, encoded by the exons ATGCGGCATATCCGGCGTTCCATAGTAAAATTGGCACAacgtttaaaatacaaaaattccAACGAACCGCGCTCTGTTAGTGTTAGTTGG tttaaaatacTCTTGATCATGATGGATGGACTACATTTTACTGAAGAGGATATCCGAGAACAGCTGGTGGCATTAGGCTACCAGAATATACCACCTTCTAGACTAAAAGAATTTGCAAGAG ATTTAGAGAAATTGATTGAACAAGAACGCTCATATTCCAATACTTCATCATCTACTGCAGGAG acaCTGATGTACATGTAAGCTCTGCTACCGCAAGACAACCATTCAAGGCCAATACTAGTACTACACATGAGTACCAGCAAAACCCATCCACT aaCTATCACTCACAGTATGGAAAGGAAAATGAACAAAAACCTGATTATCAGCCCAAAGGTATCCTTAAAAAGGACCTTGCAAGACAAACAAGGAAACCCCCTATCTTACGTAAAGTTGTGAG aaaaagAGATGGTAAAGCACAGGTATTTGATGAATCTACTACAGAAAGTGAAGCAg ATGAAATGACTGCAATAAATGATCAGCTTGGGCGACTCCCTCTTAACGATGCTGAGTCATATACTGAAACTGACACCGATACGTCAAGCATTATTCACGAAATATTCCCAAGAAGGCCACGTTCTTCACGCGATTTA TATTCACACAGACCATCTGGTGATGAAGAGGGCATATACAAACCACATTTACCAAGATCTT TTATCCGGCCATCATCTGCACAATGTCATTACAGACGAAACAATGTCAAGACAGATCCTGTGTCAag acatCAAATGTACCAGAGTGAATGGCATTCCAGAAAAGTTCCTGGTGAAAAGAACCGGAAAGACCTAAGATGGAACATTAGG GAACGAATGATGTACAAAGATGACCCAGTTCTACCAAAAAATCAGACAAGAGTTTATGTTCCCAACTCCTACCAAGTACCAACCGAAAAGAAACGACAAGCCCTTCGTTGGGCGGTTAGGACAGATTTAGCTAACAGACAAATGCCCCAGCCAGCTTCTGCAGCCTTCCAATTGTAA
- the LOC140060631 gene encoding centriolar and ciliogenesis-associated protein HYLS1-like isoform X2 → MMDGLHFTEEDIREQLVALGYQNIPPSRLKEFARDLEKLIEQERSYSNTSSSTAGDTDVHVSSATARQPFKANTSTTHEYQQNPSTNYHSQYGKENEQKPDYQPKGILKKDLARQTRKPPILRKVVRKRDGKAQVFDESTTESEADEMTAINDQLGRLPLNDAESYTETDTDTSSIIHEIFPRRPRSSRDLYSHRPSGDEEGIYKPHLPRSFIRPSSAQCHYRRNNVKTDPVSRHQMYQSEWHSRKVPGEKNRKDLRWNIRERMMYKDDPVLPKNQTRVYVPNSYQVPTEKKRQALRWAVRTDLANRQMPQPASAAFQL, encoded by the exons ATGATGGATGGACTACATTTTACTGAAGAGGATATCCGAGAACAGCTGGTGGCATTAGGCTACCAGAATATACCACCTTCTAGACTAAAAGAATTTGCAAGAG ATTTAGAGAAATTGATTGAACAAGAACGCTCATATTCCAATACTTCATCATCTACTGCAGGAG acaCTGATGTACATGTAAGCTCTGCTACCGCAAGACAACCATTCAAGGCCAATACTAGTACTACACATGAGTACCAGCAAAACCCATCCACT aaCTATCACTCACAGTATGGAAAGGAAAATGAACAAAAACCTGATTATCAGCCCAAAGGTATCCTTAAAAAGGACCTTGCAAGACAAACAAGGAAACCCCCTATCTTACGTAAAGTTGTGAG aaaaagAGATGGTAAAGCACAGGTATTTGATGAATCTACTACAGAAAGTGAAGCAg ATGAAATGACTGCAATAAATGATCAGCTTGGGCGACTCCCTCTTAACGATGCTGAGTCATATACTGAAACTGACACCGATACGTCAAGCATTATTCACGAAATATTCCCAAGAAGGCCACGTTCTTCACGCGATTTA TATTCACACAGACCATCTGGTGATGAAGAGGGCATATACAAACCACATTTACCAAGATCTT TTATCCGGCCATCATCTGCACAATGTCATTACAGACGAAACAATGTCAAGACAGATCCTGTGTCAag acatCAAATGTACCAGAGTGAATGGCATTCCAGAAAAGTTCCTGGTGAAAAGAACCGGAAAGACCTAAGATGGAACATTAGG GAACGAATGATGTACAAAGATGACCCAGTTCTACCAAAAAATCAGACAAGAGTTTATGTTCCCAACTCCTACCAAGTACCAACCGAAAAGAAACGACAAGCCCTTCGTTGGGCGGTTAGGACAGATTTAGCTAACAGACAAATGCCCCAGCCAGCTTCTGCAGCCTTCCAATTGTAA